A region of Plantactinospora sp. BC1 DNA encodes the following proteins:
- a CDS encoding MerR family transcriptional regulator, with translation MADDALSAGAVARRLGIAVTTLRSWHRRYGLGPSRHVPGQHRRYSVEDLDRLDVMRRLTAEGVAPAEAAHWARRGTVPGKEPDRDGPLPARAGGGTAIAVGRAGPAARGLARAAMRLDPLAMRAGISAAIEADGVVTAWERVLRPVLAGIGDRHAASAAFVEVEHLLSRCVSEALAAVPRPPAGAAPPRILLSCADEEQHSLPLEALAAALAEAGVHCRLLGARVPVPALVEAVARTAPQAVLVWSQLPATGDPAQLDAVRAGAWPPPLLAAAGPGWPSELLPSGVRRPATLTEAVAMLRDVPGSSGR, from the coding sequence GTGGCCGATGACGCGCTGAGCGCCGGTGCTGTCGCGCGGCGGCTCGGCATCGCCGTCACCACCCTGCGGAGCTGGCACCGGCGGTACGGGCTGGGCCCGAGCCGGCACGTCCCGGGTCAGCACCGGCGGTACAGCGTCGAGGACCTCGACCGGCTGGACGTGATGCGCCGGCTGACCGCCGAGGGGGTCGCCCCGGCCGAGGCGGCGCACTGGGCGCGCCGGGGCACCGTACCCGGGAAGGAGCCGGACCGGGACGGGCCGCTGCCGGCGCGGGCCGGTGGCGGCACGGCGATCGCGGTGGGCCGGGCCGGGCCGGCGGCCCGGGGCCTGGCGCGGGCCGCGATGCGGCTCGACCCGCTGGCGATGCGCGCCGGCATCAGCGCGGCGATCGAGGCCGACGGCGTCGTCACCGCCTGGGAGCGGGTGCTCCGGCCGGTGCTGGCCGGCATCGGCGACCGGCACGCCGCCAGCGCGGCGTTCGTCGAGGTGGAGCACCTGCTGTCCCGGTGCGTGTCGGAGGCGCTGGCGGCGGTGCCCCGACCGCCGGCCGGCGCGGCGCCACCCCGGATCCTGCTCTCCTGCGCCGACGAGGAGCAGCACAGCCTGCCGCTGGAGGCGCTCGCCGCCGCGCTCGCCGAGGCCGGCGTGCACTGCCGGCTGCTCGGCGCGCGGGTGCCGGTGCCGGCCCTGGTCGAGGCCGTGGCGCGGACCGCCCCGCAGGCCGTGCTGGTCTGGTCGCAGCTACCGGCGACCGGCGACCCGGCCCAGCTCGACGCGGTGCGGGCCGGCGCCTGGCCGCCGCCGCTGCTGGCCGCCGCCGGCCCCGGCTGGCCGTCCGAGCTGCTGCCCTCCGGGGTACGCAGGCCGGCGACGCTGACCGAGGCGGTGGCGATGCTGCGGGACGTACCCGGATCTTCGGGGCGCTGA
- a CDS encoding polysaccharide deacetylase family protein, giving the protein MTRRTALAAGLVLLVLLSTGCANQQPAPARSPLPYPPIPQVTATATPAPTQPPAKPSRKKPAPRGTVGPLNTQRLTGVRGVALTFDDGPHPLWTPKVLDQLRRAGVRATFCVVGVKVRKYPALVRRIVREGHTLCNHSWQHDLKLGTRSAAQIRADLRRTNQEIQRAVPGVKVRHYRQPGGKWTPAVVGVSRALGMKPLHWDVDPVDWDDTSTVEISRRVAEQARPGSIVLLHDGGGDRSRTLGACPQVISSLKRKYGITRLR; this is encoded by the coding sequence ATGACCCGACGTACGGCGCTCGCCGCCGGCCTCGTCCTGCTGGTGCTGCTGTCCACCGGATGCGCGAACCAGCAGCCGGCGCCGGCCAGGTCACCGCTGCCCTATCCGCCGATTCCGCAGGTGACGGCGACGGCGACCCCCGCACCGACCCAGCCGCCGGCCAAACCGAGCCGGAAGAAGCCGGCCCCCCGGGGCACCGTCGGCCCGCTGAACACCCAGCGGCTGACCGGGGTACGCGGGGTCGCGCTGACCTTCGACGACGGCCCGCATCCACTGTGGACGCCGAAGGTGCTCGACCAGCTCCGCAGGGCCGGGGTGCGGGCCACCTTCTGCGTGGTGGGGGTGAAGGTCCGCAAGTACCCGGCGCTGGTACGACGGATCGTCCGCGAGGGCCACACGCTCTGCAACCACAGTTGGCAGCACGATCTGAAGCTGGGCACCCGGAGCGCGGCGCAGATCCGGGCCGACCTGCGCCGGACCAACCAGGAGATCCAGCGGGCGGTACCCGGGGTCAAGGTGCGGCACTACCGGCAACCGGGCGGCAAGTGGACCCCGGCCGTGGTCGGAGTGTCCCGGGCCCTCGGCATGAAGCCGCTGCACTGGGACGTCGACCCGGTGGACTGGGACGACACCAGCACCGTGGAGATCAGCCGGCGGGTGGCCGAGCAGGCCCGGCCCGGCTCGATCGTGCTGCTGCACGACGGCGGCGGTGATCGAAGTCGCACCCTCGGCGCCTGCCCCCAGGTGATCAGCTCCCTGAAGCGGAAGTACGGGATAACCCGGCTGAGGTGA
- a CDS encoding GNAT family N-acetyltransferase, with translation MVAYRRLDGPSATPLFAPLVELYGVVYAEPPYEEGPDEVAGFAARLPEESSRPGFALVAAEDGLDLIGAAYGWTMSPGVWWSRADTAPAPEILAAAKLAVMEWIVHPDHRRQGIGAELMRRLLVGRPETWATLASDPRSLARRLYEQAGWRKVGTSHLPWGPAMDLLVLPLPVH, from the coding sequence GTGGTCGCCTACCGCCGGCTCGACGGCCCGTCCGCCACGCCGTTGTTCGCGCCGCTCGTCGAACTGTACGGCGTCGTGTATGCGGAGCCACCGTACGAGGAGGGCCCGGACGAGGTTGCCGGTTTCGCGGCGAGGCTTCCTGAGGAGTCCTCGCGGCCCGGCTTCGCCCTGGTCGCCGCCGAGGATGGCCTGGACCTGATCGGCGCCGCCTATGGCTGGACGATGTCGCCGGGAGTGTGGTGGTCACGTGCCGACACCGCTCCGGCTCCCGAGATCCTGGCGGCGGCCAAGCTTGCGGTGATGGAATGGATCGTCCACCCCGACCACCGCCGGCAGGGCATCGGCGCCGAGCTGATGCGTCGACTCCTTGTCGGCCGCCCGGAGACGTGGGCAACCCTCGCATCCGACCCGCGATCCCTTGCCCGACGCCTGTACGAGCAGGCCGGCTGGCGGAAGGTCGGCACCTCACATCTGCCATGGGGGCCCGCTATGGATCTGCTCGTACTGCCCCTGCCAGTCCACTGA
- a CDS encoding SRPBCC family protein has protein sequence MGQETTNASDIQQDTGTYSVRSSLRVPGPADRAFAAFTEGLADWWVKEYTWSGPQKLAKLGIEPGSGGMLYEIGPHGFRSDWGRVLDWQPPRRLVFNWQIGPDRAPVPDPDQASVVEVRFAPQADGSTLVEVEHRDFDRHGEAAEGYREALTAGWHELLSRYASAVENSADQD, from the coding sequence ATGGGACAGGAGACTACGAACGCCTCCGACATCCAGCAGGACACAGGCACCTACTCCGTGCGCAGCAGCCTCCGTGTCCCGGGCCCGGCAGACCGGGCCTTCGCTGCCTTCACCGAGGGTCTCGCCGACTGGTGGGTCAAGGAATACACCTGGTCCGGCCCGCAGAAGCTGGCCAAGCTCGGCATCGAGCCCGGTAGCGGCGGGATGCTGTACGAGATCGGTCCGCACGGGTTCCGCTCCGACTGGGGCCGGGTGCTGGACTGGCAGCCGCCCCGCCGCCTGGTCTTCAACTGGCAGATCGGCCCGGACCGGGCTCCGGTGCCGGACCCGGACCAGGCCAGTGTGGTGGAGGTGCGGTTCGCGCCGCAGGCCGACGGGAGCACCCTGGTCGAGGTGGAACACCGGGACTTCGACCGGCACGGCGAGGCCGCCGAGGGCTACCGCGAGGCGCTCACCGCCGGCTGGCACGAACTCCTCTCCCGGTACGCGAGCGCGGTCGAGAACTCCGCCGACCAGGACTGA
- a CDS encoding FUSC family protein, protein MTRIGVAQWLRRRDPDYRVLRRGARLALVAAAGLFGGTYGLGNPLLGLYTLFGAIATGFISQVPGGPTQRARTLIAALPVAWLLVTVGTFLAVNTWIAAAGMLVVGFVIPFAGVGGPRILGLATGLQLFYIAASFPPYQPDTLPSRLAGVTLGVALLITAELVLWPDPTPPGYRQRLGEAAHSVYRCLDLVAGLPAGVPADRAEISRRQEASERAMDGVWLARIPPTQRPASAGPRDRALRHGDRLLRQLLHHVDRIVDELGDLRDDELAGLLRQSAEVLDAAARTLCGGAGAVEMTRLTELEARIKDLYDRPPTVPAPPTDASGPAQLRREAVSLRVADEVYAFGVAARIAVGLRPPARSPGGQGLDDFWYAHRSPFALYWQQFRFHLTTRSVYLQGAVRVSLALATARVVAGFLHLNHGFWVLLAILTLIRTSAVDTRSALRPVLLGTLLGAAVGSLLLYGAGEVPELLLAALPLSMVLTFTIGPLLPQLWGQALFTVLFVMVFAQAGPASLQIAGARLLDVVIGSVVGVLAGLLLWPKGGSGELRRSIARYLAVSAAAAEEVTRTLAGRPSRQDAVGAARQAWILAEASFLQYQLERDDPRLPSVNWQAALAAGQHLHLGAVYRLRRGAHARLTRVEDAAGPLDELAGRLRRGYADLAEQLAAGRLSRRVCAPPPPEDFDARVRSVLATGESRAAALNLVDVETWLTGAGADLERIQSAGMTSNPTPPRSG, encoded by the coding sequence ATGACCAGGATCGGCGTCGCGCAGTGGCTGCGTCGGCGGGACCCGGACTACCGGGTACTCCGCCGGGGCGCCCGGCTCGCACTGGTCGCCGCCGCCGGACTCTTCGGCGGCACGTACGGCCTCGGCAACCCGCTGCTCGGGCTCTACACCCTCTTCGGGGCGATCGCGACCGGCTTCATCTCACAGGTGCCCGGCGGCCCCACCCAGCGGGCCCGTACCCTGATCGCCGCGCTGCCGGTCGCCTGGCTCCTGGTCACCGTCGGGACGTTCCTCGCCGTCAACACCTGGATCGCGGCGGCCGGCATGCTGGTGGTGGGCTTCGTCATCCCGTTCGCCGGCGTGGGCGGGCCACGGATCCTCGGCCTCGCCACCGGGCTGCAACTCTTCTACATCGCGGCGTCGTTCCCGCCGTACCAACCGGACACCCTGCCGTCCCGGCTCGCCGGGGTGACGCTCGGGGTGGCCCTGCTGATCACCGCCGAGCTGGTGCTCTGGCCCGATCCGACACCGCCCGGCTACCGGCAGCGCCTCGGTGAGGCGGCCCACTCGGTGTACCGCTGCCTCGACCTGGTGGCCGGGCTCCCCGCCGGGGTGCCGGCCGACCGGGCCGAGATATCCCGGCGGCAGGAGGCGTCCGAGCGGGCGATGGACGGGGTGTGGCTGGCCCGGATCCCGCCGACCCAGCGGCCGGCCTCGGCCGGGCCGCGCGACCGGGCGCTGCGGCACGGCGACCGGCTGCTGCGCCAACTGCTGCACCACGTGGACCGGATCGTCGACGAACTCGGCGACCTCCGCGACGACGAACTGGCCGGGCTGCTGCGGCAGTCGGCGGAGGTGCTGGACGCCGCCGCCCGGACGCTGTGCGGCGGGGCAGGAGCGGTCGAGATGACCCGGTTGACCGAGCTGGAGGCACGGATCAAGGACCTCTACGACCGGCCGCCGACCGTACCCGCGCCGCCGACCGACGCCTCCGGCCCGGCGCAACTGCGCAGGGAGGCGGTCAGCCTGCGGGTCGCCGACGAGGTCTACGCGTTCGGCGTCGCGGCCCGGATCGCCGTCGGGTTGCGCCCGCCGGCCCGGTCACCCGGCGGCCAGGGCCTGGACGATTTCTGGTACGCCCACCGTTCGCCGTTCGCGCTCTACTGGCAGCAGTTCCGCTTCCACCTGACGACCCGCTCGGTCTATCTGCAAGGGGCGGTACGGGTCTCCCTCGCCCTGGCCACCGCCCGGGTGGTCGCCGGCTTCCTGCACCTCAACCACGGGTTCTGGGTACTGCTGGCGATCCTCACCCTGATCCGGACCTCGGCCGTCGACACCCGCAGCGCGCTGCGTCCGGTGCTGCTGGGTACCCTGCTCGGCGCCGCCGTCGGCAGCCTGCTGCTGTACGGCGCGGGCGAAGTCCCGGAGCTGCTGCTGGCGGCCCTGCCGCTGAGCATGGTGCTGACCTTCACTATCGGGCCGCTGCTGCCGCAGCTCTGGGGGCAGGCGCTCTTCACCGTGCTGTTCGTGATGGTCTTCGCCCAGGCCGGTCCGGCGAGCCTACAGATCGCCGGGGCACGGCTGCTGGACGTCGTGATCGGCTCGGTGGTCGGGGTACTGGCCGGCCTGCTGCTCTGGCCGAAGGGCGGCAGCGGGGAACTGCGCCGCTCCATCGCCCGGTATCTGGCGGTCAGCGCCGCCGCGGCCGAGGAGGTCACCCGGACCCTGGCCGGCCGGCCGTCCCGCCAGGACGCGGTAGGTGCGGCCCGACAGGCGTGGATCCTCGCCGAGGCGTCGTTCCTGCAATACCAGTTGGAGCGGGACGACCCCCGGCTGCCGTCGGTCAACTGGCAGGCCGCGCTCGCCGCCGGCCAGCATCTGCACCTCGGGGCGGTGTACCGGCTGCGCCGTGGCGCGCACGCCCGGCTGACCCGGGTGGAGGACGCGGCCGGGCCGCTCGACGAACTCGCCGGCCGGCTCCGGCGCGGCTACGCCGACCTGGCCGAGCAGTTGGCCGCGGGCCGGCTCAGTCGCCGGGTCTGTGCACCGCCGCCACCGGAGGACTTCGACGCCCGGGTACGGAGTGTGCTGGCGACGGGCGAGTCCCGGGCCGCCGCGCTCAACCTGGTGGACGTGGAGACCTGGCTGACCGGCGCCGGTGCCGATCTGGAGCGGATCCAGTCGGCCGGCATGACGTCGAATCCGACCCCGCCCCGATCCGGGTGA
- a CDS encoding DUF2786 domain-containing protein, whose product MSDAMLSKVRKLLAKAEDPACTPAEAEAFTAKATELIARYGVDRALLAARDPGTDPVGDRIVDIPAPYALDKVGLLAGVADALRCRSVRRRGDSGFVMHLFGFASDLERVEVLFTSLLVQAAHGISVAPVPPGDHPAAFRRSWLAGFAAAVAGRLRRAEAAAASAAPSGAPSMALVLADRSNRVDRRLAETYPRLRTAAPRRLLGGGLEQGAAAGRRADLGGTGLNPGRSTPLSPA is encoded by the coding sequence ATGTCCGACGCGATGCTCAGCAAGGTCCGCAAGTTGCTGGCCAAGGCGGAGGACCCGGCCTGCACGCCGGCCGAGGCCGAGGCGTTCACCGCCAAGGCGACCGAACTCATCGCGCGGTACGGGGTCGACCGGGCGTTGCTCGCCGCCCGTGACCCGGGCACCGATCCGGTCGGCGACCGGATCGTCGACATCCCCGCCCCGTACGCCCTGGACAAGGTGGGGCTGCTGGCCGGGGTCGCCGACGCGCTGCGGTGCCGGTCGGTACGCCGACGCGGCGACAGCGGATTCGTCATGCACCTCTTCGGCTTCGCCAGCGACCTGGAACGGGTGGAGGTGCTCTTCACCTCGCTGCTGGTGCAGGCCGCGCACGGCATCTCGGTCGCACCGGTACCCCCGGGTGACCATCCGGCCGCGTTCCGCCGGTCCTGGCTGGCCGGCTTCGCCGCGGCGGTCGCCGGCCGGTTGCGCCGGGCGGAGGCGGCCGCCGCCTCGGCAGCCCCGTCCGGTGCCCCCTCGATGGCCCTGGTCCTCGCCGACCGGTCGAACCGGGTCGACCGGCGCCTCGCCGAGACCTACCCACGACTGCGTACCGCCGCACCCCGCCGGCTGCTCGGCGGCGGCCTGGAGCAGGGCGCGGCGGCGGGCCGGCGGGCCGACCTCGGCGGCACCGGACTCAACCCCGGCCGGTCCACCCCGCTCTCGCCCGCCTGA